GCACGCAGATGGAAGGGGGGAGTGGCACTGCTCCTGGCGATCGGGATGGTCGCCGGCGCCTGGGCCTTCTGGAGCGGCGCCCGGGGGACGTTGCCCGGGCTCCTGACCGAGCAGGAAGGACGCCAGGGCAAAGTCGGGACCCTGCGGGCGCTGGAGACGATGGCGCGGGCGCGTGAGCTCGCTGGCCTGCTGGCTTCACCGCGTCTGGATGCGTGTGATCTGGGCTGGCAGGAGGGGCGCGTAATACGGGTGCGCTCAACCTTAAAGATTCGCGCGGAGCAGGGGCGTCTTTTCAGACGCTGGGAAGAGGAGCTTCAGTACACCCGGCGTGAGGACGGCCACGGGGAGCTTGTCAGCCGGGCTGATGTCGTCGATCTCTCGGGCGAGTCTTCGACCCAGCAGCAGCGCTGGACCTGGTCGAATGAGGGGGCCTACGAATGGCTTGGCGAGTCCAGCGCGGTGGCGCACTCGCCAATCAGCCCGGCATTGATGCGAGTTCAGCAGGAGGCCCGCGGGCGCTTTGAGGCCCTGATGCGTCTAACCTCCCCGGGGTGGGCTCCCACCGCACAGGGCGTGCTGGTGCCAGTGCCCGAGCGCGACTTCCGCTGTGGGGATGAGCCGGTGCGGGAGTTCGAGGACTGGGCCTCGGTGCTGACTGCGCGGGCCGAGTTGAGCGAGGCGCAGGTCACGCGCCGGGACCACGCCGGGGCTCGCTGTCGCAAACTTGAGGCTCGCTTTGCACTGCGCGCCGGCGGAGAGGTATCGATGGAGTTGGATGAGTGCACCCAGGCGATGGACGACGCGCCGCGGTGGGAGAGTCCCGCGGAGGTGGTGTCCCTGGAGGCGATGCGCGAGGATCGCGAACTTGTCGCGCTCCTGCAGCAGGTGCGGGCGTTGGTGGAAGACGGCGACGTGGTCGCAGGGCCGGGGTTTGCCGAACTGAAGAGTGAAGGTCAGGAGTAAGTGATGTCGAAGCGATCGCGGATCGCCAGCGCCGGCCATGTCGTCGTGAAGATCGGAAGCGCTATTTTTATGCGGGAGGGAGGACGCGTCGATCGGCGCACCTTTGCCGCGCTGGTCGATGATCTCGACCGTTTGATGACCGGCGGTGTCCGAGTGACGGTGGTCACCTCGGGGGCGGTAGCGCTGGGGCGCCAGGCGCTCGGGGTGACTCCCGGTTCTTGCGAGGTCGCGGAATTACAGGCGTTTGCGGCCCTGGGACAGTCGCGTCTGATGCAGATGTGGGAGGCGGAGTTTGGTCACTATGACCGCCGCGTGGCGCAGGTGCTGCTCGGGCGTCAGGACCTGGCCGATCGCGACCGCTATCTCAATGCTCGCCGCGCCCTGGAGACGCTGCATGCTTTTGGGGCGGTGCCGGTGATCAATGAGAATGACACCGTGGCCACCGAAGAGCTGACGTTTGGCGACAACGATCAGCTCGCGGCCATGTGTGCGGCGCTACTGGGAGCCGACCTGCTGGTCCTGCTCTCCGATGTGGAGGGGCTGCTGGAGGTCCATCAGGGAGAGGGCGGCGAACGACGCTTTGGGAAGCGGGTCGAGGAGATTTCGCTCGATGATCCGCGGGTGGATCAGTGGGCGGGGCCGCCGGTCTCCGGGGTGGGACGAGGGGGCATGGTCTCGAAGATTCTGGCGGCTCGAATCGCGGCGCGTTCCGATACTCCTACGGTAATTGCACCGGGCAAGGCTCCCGGTGTGCTCGCCGCGCTCTGGCGAGCGGAGGCGGTGGGCACGTTCTTTGACCCGGGACAGGGGGGGCAGGTGCGAGCGAAAAAGCGTTGGATCGATCACGGCGCGCGGGCTGCCGGGAAACTTTTCTGCGATGAGGGCGCCGCCAGCGCGGTGCGCGAGCGCGGCGCGAGCCTGCTGCCGATCGGTGTGACCGGCGTGGAGGGGAGTTTTGAGGCCGGTAGCGTCGTGGAACTTGTCGATCCGCGCCAGCAGGTCTTTGCGCGCGGCCTGGTGGTGTACGACGCCGACGAGATCCGCTCCATCGCCGGGTTGCGTTCCGAGGCGATCGAGGAGGTGCTGGGATTTACCGTCTTTGATGCGATCGTGCACCGCGACAACCTGGTGCTCACCTGAGCCGGCGGTGGTTACCTCTTAGATGCCCAGGAGGTCGCGAATGACCTCCGGGCCGAGGTAGAGCATGACCACGGTAGAGGCCATGATTACCAGCATCAAAAAGGGGTTGATGAAGTTCTCCACCCGCACCTTATCGGCTGCGATAACCTCGCCCTCGACCTTGATCTCGCAATAGGGGCGGTAGCCGATCACCGACACCAGCTCAGCTTCAAT
This region of Lujinxingia litoralis genomic DNA includes:
- the proB gene encoding glutamate 5-kinase, whose protein sequence is MSKRSRIASAGHVVVKIGSAIFMREGGRVDRRTFAALVDDLDRLMTGGVRVTVVTSGAVALGRQALGVTPGSCEVAELQAFAALGQSRLMQMWEAEFGHYDRRVAQVLLGRQDLADRDRYLNARRALETLHAFGAVPVINENDTVATEELTFGDNDQLAAMCAALLGADLLVLLSDVEGLLEVHQGEGGERRFGKRVEEISLDDPRVDQWAGPPVSGVGRGGMVSKILAARIAARSDTPTVIAPGKAPGVLAALWRAEAVGTFFDPGQGGQVRAKKRWIDHGARAAGKLFCDEGAASAVRERGASLLPIGVTGVEGSFEAGSVVELVDPRQQVFARGLVVYDADEIRSIAGLRSEAIEEVLGFTVFDAIVHRDNLVLT